The Fusarium falciforme chromosome 7, complete sequence genome window below encodes:
- a CDS encoding Carboxylic ester hydrolase, whose translation MPASRTPTGKIRLPVDGLGVVEGLSFTRGVHQFCGIPYASLPKRWTRSQLKNSWPNDFHDGTKLGCSAPNPPEYNGDDPLVSVDIAPHFEEPPEDELNCLVMNITTPSTDPGTKLPVMVYIHGGSLLFGGANKGVFDSVNFVTHAVARNTPVVSVNFNYRVGLGGFLASSAIKADLERDGYQGFGNFGLYDQQVLLNWVNRYIVSFGGDSDNVTIYGESAGGISVSHHIVAQDPAPFHRAIAMSGHLNTIPTWPLSHHEKHYRALLEYLGIDPDSPYSLEQLRSVPEHVVAKATIPVEGHLNATGNPCDDGFFHEAKPSFNTIASPPAWLKSYMIGDTADEGMLFTEAFSEKDFGSIRSQMMRWLSTEATDIILEFYGITPGLEQEELVKRMEDMSADAIFKSHNWVAAHRSKIPQTFGYHFDQVCTHEGMFKGQAYHALDLLYLFLNFDEHLTEGQRKLARNMADHFIDFAHGKDPWPRMREGARWMRYGPDETCSSVTETEDDKVRKYSRMQKIIDMGVYQEFIMAVDWIAGERDKMGTFPRNHDGTECNPREVGTLTTLSGEIGRQEVISA comes from the exons ATGCCGGCCAGCAGAACACCTACCGGCAAGATTCGATTGCctgttgatggccttggagtGGTCGAAGGGCTCAGTTTCACTCGGGGTGTGCATCAGTTCTGTGGCATTCCTTACGCTTCCCTACCCAAACGTTGGACACGCTCCCAACTCAAGAACTCGTGGCCAAATGACTTTCATGACGGAACAAAGCTCGG GTGTAGTGCACCCAATCCTCCAGAGTACAACGGAGACGACCCTCTTGTATCAGTTGATATCGCACCTCATTTCGAGGAGCCGCCCGAGGACGAACTCAACTGTCTTGTCATGAACATCACCACACCGTCCACAGACCCTGGCACGAAACTCCCGGTCATGGTCTACATTCACGGTGGCTCTTTGCTCTTTGGAGGCGCCAACAAGGGTGTTTTCGACAGCGTCAACTTTGTCACCCACGCCGTGGCTCGCAACACTCCCGTCGTCTCCGTCAACTTCAACTACCGCGTCGGCCTTGGAGGGTTCCTCGCTTCATCCGCCATCAAAGCTGATCTAGAGCGTGATGGATACCAAGGTTTCGGCAATTTCGGCCTCTACGATCAACAAGTTCTGCTCAACTGGGTGAACCGCTATATCGTCTCGTTCGGTGGCGATTCAGACAACGTTACTATTTACGGCGAGTCTGCTGGAGGCATAAGTGTTTCTCATCACATTGTCGCCCAAGATCCAGCTCCATTCCACCGAGCCATTGCCATGTCTGGCCATCTGAACACCATCCCCACTTGGCCACTGAGTCACCATGAGAAACATTACCGGGCGCTTCTTGAGTACTTGGGAATTGATCCAGACTCTCCTTATTCACTCGAACAACTTCGAAGCGTCCCTGAGCATGTCGTAGCCAAGGCGACGATACCGGTAGAGGGTCACTTGAATGCTACCGGAAACCCATGTGATGACGGTTTTTTCCACGAGGCAAAGCCgtccttcaacaccatcgctTCACCGCCCGCATGGCTCAAATCATACATGATCGGAGATACTGCTGACGAAGGCATGCTCTTCACCGAGGCCTTCAGTGAGAAAGACTTTGGCTCTATCAGAAGTCAAATGATGCGTTGGCTTAGCACAGAAGCAACCGATATTATACTTGAGTTCTATGGCATTACACCCGGACTTGAGCAAGAGGAGCTCGTGAAGCGCATGGAAGACATGTCTGCCGACGCGATATTCAAGTCACACAACTGGGTCGCGGCTCATCGTTCGAAAATTCCGCAGACATTTGGTTATCATTTTGACCAAGTCTGCACACACGAGGGCATGTTCAAAGGACAGGCATATCATGCCCTGGATCTGTTGTACTTGTTCCTGAACTTCGACGAGCATCTGACTGAGGGCCAACGGAAACTCGCAAGGAACATGGCCGATCATTTTATCGACTTTGCCCACGGTAAAGACCCGTGGCCTCGCATGAGAGAAGGTGCGCGTTGGATGCGGTACGGGCCGGATGAGACTTGCAGTTCGGTCACTGAAACCGAAGATGACAAGGTACGTAAGTACTCACGCATGCAGAAGATCATTGACATGGGCGTCTATCAAGAATTTATTATGGCGGTTGATTGGATTGCGGGAGAGAGGGACAAGATGGGTACGTTCCCACGGAATCACGACGGAACCGAGTGCAATCCAAGAGAGGTGGGGACTTTGACTACATTGAGTGGTGAGATTGGAAGACAGGAGGTTATTTCAGCTTAG
- a CDS encoding Fungal-trans domain-containing protein, whose translation MSANLYMTAIYLQSVMLEVCLDRWQNRSRELVREGEGYYVPIDEAVSAHLWSIKASIGEMLVGVLTCLSDTDLESNGQSMIVKLRQVASTFLYPDGNSKDPNFNFINSFVSRQCLDKALSVLIEIDYLVIKN comes from the exons ATGTCGGCAAATCTCTACATGACGGCAATCTATCTGCAGTCCGTGATGCTAGAAGTCTGCTTGGACAGATGGCAAAATCGATCTCGGGAACTTGTAAGAGAGGGTGAGGGTTATTATGTACCAATTGATGAAGCAGTCAGCGCACATCTATGGTCCATCAAGGCATCAATAGGAGAAATGTTAGTAGGTGTCCTGACATGCCTCTCTGATACTGATTTGGAGTCAAATGGTCAATCTATG ATTGTTAAGCTACGACAGGTGGCATCGACGTTCCTGTATCCTGATGGCAACTCTAAAGACCCCAACTTTAACTTTATCAACAGCTTCGTTAGTCGCCAATGTCTCGACAAAGCACTTAGTGTCTTGATTGAGATAGATTATTTAGTGATCAAGAACTGA
- a CDS encoding DAO domain-containing protein: MSHVGFIHDAVKLITCRPGLPSANPTISTWQQPPHPTISNAQSETLPQEYDIVIIGSGITGIAVAYCLLNHPKASGLQITMLEARRSVSGATGRNGGHLVSDSDSLFPALVKAVGLELAVETVRFSEANIRRLRELVNQLDPKDRQATEFRNVTTSTAFEDQESFDEAVDAVRQFVKAYPNGDLRYKVSNQEDATKTFGYRQVAGVIEQHGVAALWPYRLLTTILASLKRDFPDRFNLETYTPVQSINYHDHASQTYPYTLHTPRGSLVARKIIHCTNGYSAHLIPNLAGELCPLRGTMSTHSMGPSFPNRGGEVSWAHVSKGSYDAETGHIHLGLYYAQ, translated from the exons GCTTCATACACGACGCCGTCAAGCTCATCACTTGTCGCCCAGGCCTGCCAAGTGCAAATCCGACCATCTCAACGTGGCAGCAACCGCCGCATCCAACAATATCCAACGCACAATCCGAGACCTTGCCTCAAGAATATGACATCGTCATTATCGGGTCTGGAATCACCGGGATTGCGGTGGCATATTGCCTCTTGAACCACCCAAAGGCTTCAGGTCTTCAGATCACCATGTTGGAAGCACGCAGGTCCGTTAGCGGCGCGACAGGACGAAACGGTGGCCACCTCGTCTCGGATAGCGATTCTCTGTTTCCAGCTCTTGTCAAGGCGGTCGGCCTTGAACTCGCCGTGGAGACTGTACGCTTCAGCGAGGCAAACATTCGACGTCTGAGGGAGCTCGTGAACCAACTCGACCCAAAGGATCGTCAAGCTACCGAGTTTCGCAATGTGACGACAAGCACGGCTTTTGAAGACCAAGAATCGTTTGACGAGGCTGTTGACGCTGTTCGTCAGTTTGTAAAGGCTTATCCCAACGGTGACCTTAGGTACAAGGTATCTAACCAAGAAGATGCCACCAAG ACTTTTGGCTATCGGCAAGTTGCTGGCGTCATTGAGCAACATGGAGTCGCAGCTTTGTGGCCTTATAGGCTGCTGACTACAATTCTTGCGTCTTTGAAGAGAGATTTCCCTGATCGCTTTAATCTTGAGACATATACTCCGGTTCAGTCGATCAATTACCACGATCATGCGTCCCAGACATACCCCTACACTCTTCACACTCCACGGGGATCCCTTGTGGCTAGGAAAATCATTCACTGTACGAACGGATACTCCGCCCACCTGATTCCCAACCTCGCTGGGGAGCTTTGCCCTCTGAGAGGCACGATGTCTACTCATAGTATGGGACCTTCATTTCCCAACCGTGGGGGGGAGGTATCCTGGGCACATGTCTCAAAAGGCTCTTACGACGCAGAGACGGGGCATATTCATCTTGGTTTGTACTATGCCCAGTAA
- a CDS encoding N-acetyltransferase domain-containing protein — protein MAKAVRPTIHMRPLRLDSTAVSAAAQTLSLSFATDPLINEERIGIMMDGHYASAKKIKSRYPPNSLYYLEIAAVKPDTQGMGVGGAIMSWVVDRLGKSPCFLECTNKENIPFYEKYGFKLLEEKTLSHGANQSSTTLYYMVRDKARLGL, from the exons ATGGCAAAAGCAGTTCGACCTACGATTCACATGCGGCCGTTGAGGCTTG ACTCGACAGCCGTTTCAGCTGCGGCGCAAACACTCAGCCTTTCTTTTGCCACTGACCCTCTGATTA ACGAAGAG CGAATCGGAATCATGATGGATGGCCACTATGCATCTGCAAAGAAGATTAAGAGTAGATATCCTCCTAACTCACTCTATTACCTGGAGATCGCTGCGGTCAAACCAGACACTCAAGGGATGGGTGTCGGTGGTGCTATTATGAGTTGGGTTGTGGATCGGCTGGGAAAGTCCCCCTGTTTCTTGGAATGCACCAACAAGGAAAACATTCCCTTTTACGAGAAGTATGGATTCAAACTATTGGAGGAGAAGACACTGTCCCATGGAGCAAATCAGTCCTCCACCACCCTGTATTATATGGTGAGAGACAAGGCAAGGCTTGGACTGTAA
- a CDS encoding Beta-glucosidase: MPGPPHRRKGDIVQKLVDDGKVHLKDIDEHVLNILRLLRQTGKFTDRRESVPEYSVSRPEHERLIREAGAEGMVVLKNAGKALPLKPSSLKNIAVLGPQAKQTAAHGGGSASLNCHYKVSPFDAITSRLGDSKISYSKGAHVFRTYPDFTLGAVNRNGNPGFICDFFKAPDMSDEVFHTSEYPRGSFMSIMNAEIDDAKAVRMTTTYTPSVSGKHYLSFSGMGPTKLFINQVFLGEIKETEEAMMFLLGAQEEKHVQYDFIAGQKYYILVESTISPVPDAELFLAEDKLAVHLGFIEQAEMQTDLLSEAVELAKQANVALIFVGNTPQWETEGQDMATMSLPADGSQDKLIAEVAKANPNTIVVIGTGVPVELPWLDEVAAVVQTWYGGQETGNAVLDVLLGEVNPSGRLPASWPKKIEHTACYGHFGLDSWESREVEYVEGVNVGYRHFDSQYGTEKEVLFPFGFGLSYSTFEVSRTALSGTLSEGDTNSEVTITASVHNTGDRAGSEVVQVYLAPPQGGEDKGRPPKALVAFDKVHLGPGEKRELQLSFKRDGAAFWSEEDKRWKVEGGDHDLYVSTSSSPRDVKSTHTLNVPQTFSFGA, from the exons ATGCCTGGTCCTCCTCACCGGAGAAAGGGAGATATCGTGCAGAAGCTGGTCGACGATGGAAAGGTTCATCTCAAGGATATTGACGAGCACGTTCTGAATATCCTCAGGCTTCTCCGTCAGACTGGAAAATTCACTGACAGACGGGAGTCGGTCCCTGAGTATTCTGTCAGCCGACCCGAGCATGAGAGACTCATCCGTGAAGCCGGTGCCGAGGGCATGGTTGTTCTTAAGAATGCTGGTAAAGCTCTACCCCTTAAGCCGTCTTCCCTCAAGAACATTGCGGTGCTTGGTCCACAAGCGAAGCAGACGGCTGCCCATGGGGGTGGGAGCGCATCCCTCAACTGCCACTACAAGGTCAGCCCCTTTGATGCCATCACATCAAGGCTTGGTGATAGCAAAATCTCATACTCCAAAG GCGCACATGTCTTTCGCACGTACCCCGATTTCACTCTTGGTGCTGTCAACCGCAACGGCAACCCTGGCTTCATCTGCGACTTCTTCAAAGCTCCCGACATGTCTGACGAGGTCTTCCACACGAGTGAATACCCGAGGGGTAGCTTCATGTCTATCATGAACGCAGAGATCGACGATGCCAAGGCTGTACGTATGACCACCACGTACACTCCGAGTGTCAGCGGAAAGCATTACCTGAGCTTTTCTGGCATGGGGCCTACCAAGCTGTTCATCAACCAAGTCTTTCTTggtgagatcaaggagacagAAGAGGCAATGATGTTCTTACTGGGTGCGCAAGAAGAGAAGCATGTCCAGTACGACTTCATCGCAGGCCAAAAGTATTACATTTTGGTTGAGTCAACTATCTCTCCGGTACCGGACGCCGAGCTATTTCTTGCAGAGGATAAGCTTGCAGTTCATCTCGGATTCATTGAGCAGGCAGAGATGCAGACTGATCTCCTATCGGAAGCCGTGGAGTTGGCGAAGCAGGCCAATGTAGCACTCATCTTTGTCGGAAACACACCACAGTGGGAGACCGAAGGCCAAGACATGGCTACCATGTCACTTCCCGCCGACGGGTCCCAGGATAAGCTCATCGCCGAAGTTGCCAAGGCTAACCCCAACACTATCGTTGTAATTGGAACTGGTGTGCCGGTTGAGCTGCCCTGGCTTGACGAGGTCGCTGCCGTTGTTCAAACCTGGTATGGCGGTCAGGAAACTGGTAATGCCGTACTCgatgttcttcttggcgaggTGAACCCAAGCGGAAGACTGCCTGCTTCCTGGCCCAAGAAGATCGAGCACACGGCTTGCTACGGGCACTTTGGCCTTGACAGTTGGGAATCTCGAGAGGTAGAATACGTCGAGGGTGTGAATGTTGGTTACAGGCACTTTGACTCTCAGTATGGCACTGAGAAGGAGGTGCTTTTCCCCTTCGGTTTTGGCCTAAGCTATTCCACATTCGAGGTTTCTCGGACTGCCTTGTCCGGAACCTTGAGCGAAGGCGACACCAATTCCGAAGTAACCATCACAGCTTCAGTTCACAACACCGGTGATAGAGCAGGTTCCGAAGTCGTCCAGGTGTATCTGGCACCCCCCCAAGGAGGTGAAGACAAGGGAAGACCGCCAAAGGCTCTTGTTGCTTTTGACAAGGTTCACCTAGGtccaggagagaagagagagttgCAACTCTCATTCAAACGAGATGGTGCCGCATTTTGGTCCGAGGAAGACAAGCGATGGAAGGTTGAGGGGGGCGATCATGACCTCTATGTCTCGACCAGCTCTAGTCCCCGAGACGTCAAGTCTACGCACACTCTCAACGTGCCACAGACTTTCAGCTTCGGCGCATAG
- a CDS encoding MFS domain-containing protein, whose translation MHQGSDFLMMISNGRLIFGAFASGLAINRYGRQRVILVAFLLSVAGAFLQYFAKDLAMFFGGKILTGIPMGAFTTAAPPYASEMAPLVIRGSVSAGMNFSIVLGQLLGYAVMRESTSTYTDDRTYKVMFATQWGFAAVALIFLPFFPESPYWLVAHGREDKARHNLAKLHDSSYDLDGHLAEIHDSLGRQNQDNEAQGSFAECFNSDNWKRTLVAAGMFFIQNASGPAWVVGYMSYYFQLAGMAADVSFDTTVGLAGVMVVGNIVGWFFVDYFGRRGTALYGSIILSVTLFLIAILSLIKASGAIWAQVVFMAVWSFCYQATLGAVAWPITAEAATTRLRAPTQAIATMVNGLSGCIWSFSLPYAINPDEGNLGGKIAFIFGGTLAACCIFIFFMVPETKNRTYIEIDELWSRNIPARKFKTTSLITVTNDKAEEAGNTEVEHVH comes from the exons ATGCACCAGGGGTCAGACTTTTTGATGATGATCTCAAACGGGC GCTTGATCTTTGGCGCCTTTGCCTCGGGTCTCGCCATCAATCGCTATGGTCGTCAACGTGTGATCCTGGTAGCATTTCTCTTGTCCGTTGCCGGTGCATTTCTGCAGTACTTTGCCAAGGACCTTGCCATGTTCTTTGGTGGGAAAATTCTGACTGGTATC CCGATGGGTGCCTTCACAACCGCTGCGCCCCCATATGCCTCGGAAATGGCTCCTCTCGTCATTCGCGGTTCGGTCTCTGCCGGAATGAACTTTTCCATCGTCCTCGGACAGTTGCTCGGCTATGCCGTCATGCGCGAATCGACCAGCACCTACACCGACGACCGAACTTACAAGGTCATGTTCGCGACGCAATGGGGCTTCGCAGCCGTCGCCCTCATTTTCCTGCCCTTTTTTCCCGAGTCCCCATACTGGCTGGTTGCACATGGACGGGAGGACAAGGCGCGGCACAATCTGGCCAAGCTACACGACTCTTCGTACGACTTGGATGGGCACTTGGCCGAGATCCACGACTCCCTAGGACGACAGAACCAGGACAAcgaagctcaaggctcttTTGCCGAATGTTTCAATAGTGACAACTGGAAGCGAACTCTAGTAGCGGCTGGCATGTTCTTCATCCAGAATGCCTCGGGCCCTGCGTGGGTTGTTGGCTACATGAGCT ATTACTTTCAGTTGGCAGGGATGGCTGCGGACGTGTCTTTCGATACCACGGTTGGCCTCGCTGGCGTGATGGTCGTTGGCAATATTGTTGGTTGGTTCTTTGTCGACTATTTCGGACGTCGAGGAACAGCACTCTACGGTTCCATCATCCTGTCGGTGACGCTGTTCCTTATCGCAATCCTATCTCTGATCAAGGCATCGGGTGCAATCTGGGCCCAGGTGGTATTCATGGCCGTTTGGTCGTTCT GTTACCAGGCAACTCTCGGTGCCGTCGCTTGGCCCATcacggccgaggcggccaCAACCAGGCTCCGTGCTCCCACGCAAGCCATCGCCACCATGGTGAATGGCTTGAGCGGTTGCATCTGGTCCTTCAGCCTGCCCTACGCTATCAACCCTGACGAAGGCAATCTCGGAGGTAAGATTGCCTTCATCTTTGGCGGCACTCTTGCAGCGTGttgcatcttcatcttcttcatggtTCCCGAGACCAAGAACCGAACCTACATTGAAATCGATGAGCTTTGGAGCCGGAACATTCCTGCAAGGAAGTTCAAGACGACCAGCCTAATTACGGTGACCAATGACAAGGCGGAAGAAGCCGGGAACACCGAGGTTGAGCACGTTCACTAA